The Pseudodesulfovibrio sp. zrk46 genome contains a region encoding:
- a CDS encoding FUSC family protein — protein MAFLQKYMTTGHTRHGIKVGLASVLAYWFSDLIGLPYAYWAVVSTVIVMQIQVSDSIHMCLYRFTGTAIGAVIGIAAIVIFPATHYYTLLGIFITTGLCAYLTRYHVRFRMAAITVSIVYLTAMQDDGRILFALYRVGEIGVGVLSAFLVSVFIWPNRTGLALRERIEKQYDELADHYLLIMGNFLSLQKKTDPDLLFDLAVETKNNREMFHKVYAHERRFFRDDVQLLSMQVSALNSSIERVQAMLVLLNEVDGKAFDIIMAPELMELTRATGDALRAIGTGTPHDPHRLAAACDATERRFLELRPQGVTERFQYQRLFQVLGFINASQHLGEYVLSILNSSKMPKE, from the coding sequence ATGGCATTTCTACAAAAATATATGACCACCGGGCATACGCGTCACGGTATCAAGGTCGGTCTTGCCAGTGTGTTGGCCTACTGGTTTTCCGATCTCATCGGGCTGCCCTATGCATACTGGGCCGTGGTTTCCACGGTCATCGTCATGCAGATTCAGGTGTCGGATTCCATTCACATGTGTCTGTACCGCTTCACAGGTACGGCCATTGGCGCGGTCATCGGTATCGCTGCCATCGTCATCTTTCCGGCCACGCATTACTACACGCTGCTCGGTATCTTCATCACAACAGGGCTATGCGCCTATCTGACGCGGTACCATGTCCGTTTTCGCATGGCCGCCATTACCGTCTCCATCGTCTACCTGACCGCCATGCAGGACGATGGGCGTATCCTCTTCGCCCTTTACCGGGTGGGCGAGATTGGCGTTGGTGTGCTCTCCGCCTTCCTTGTTTCTGTATTTATCTGGCCCAATCGTACAGGTTTGGCTCTGCGTGAGCGCATCGAAAAGCAGTATGACGAGCTGGCCGATCACTACCTTCTCATCATGGGCAACTTCCTGTCCCTGCAGAAGAAGACCGACCCTGACCTCCTCTTTGATCTGGCCGTGGAAACCAAGAACAACCGCGAAATGTTCCACAAGGTCTATGCCCACGAGCGCCGCTTCTTCCGCGACGACGTGCAACTGCTCTCCATGCAGGTGTCCGCCCTCAATTCATCCATCGAGCGCGTGCAGGCCATGCTGGTGCTGCTCAACGAGGTGGACGGCAAGGCCTTTGACATCATCATGGCCCCCGAACTCATGGAGCTCACTCGCGCCACTGGTGATGCCTTGCGCGCCATCGGTACCGGAACGCCCCATGACCCGCATCGGCTTGCCGCCGCATGTGATGCCACCGAGCGTCGTTTCCTCGAACTGCGTCCCCAGGGCGTGACCGAGCGGTTCCAGTATCAGCGACTCTTTCAGGTGCTCGGCTTCATCAACGCCTCCCAGCATCTGGGTGAGTATGTTCTCAGCATTCTCAATTCTTCGAAGATGCCGAAAGAGTAG
- a CDS encoding ABC transporter permease subunit produces MSHLYRTLIFSVIAAASLLPLSVLALYAVAPGWKFPDLIPAKFDLRAVHFLASQAGPVTQHMLSSLAYSLLAVLLSFGLCIAPAHHFARRHFKGKALMEGLFLAPALVPSMAFSMGVHFLFIKAGLADTFIGIVMVLTIFSYPYMLRALTAGYQAFGEEFELCAKNLGAGPIQRFLQVDLPMLMPAAIAGGSVVFLVAFSEYFLVFLIGGGAVDSFTGYLFPYLNSSDRSLGSLLTLVFLTVPVGLFVIIELVVSRMYRRKGIY; encoded by the coding sequence ATGTCGCACCTCTACCGTACGCTCATCTTCTCGGTCATCGCAGCCGCCTCCCTGCTCCCCTTGTCGGTGCTGGCGCTCTATGCGGTGGCTCCGGGCTGGAAATTCCCTGACCTGATTCCGGCCAAATTCGATCTGCGCGCGGTGCACTTTCTCGCCTCACAGGCTGGCCCAGTGACGCAACACATGCTCTCGTCACTGGCCTACTCCCTGCTGGCGGTCCTGCTCTCCTTTGGCCTGTGCATCGCCCCGGCTCACCATTTCGCCCGTCGCCATTTCAAAGGGAAAGCACTGATGGAAGGACTCTTTCTGGCCCCGGCGCTGGTACCGTCCATGGCCTTTTCCATGGGCGTCCACTTCCTGTTCATCAAGGCAGGGCTGGCCGACACCTTCATCGGCATCGTGATGGTGCTGACCATATTCAGCTACCCGTACATGCTCCGCGCCCTGACCGCGGGGTATCAGGCATTCGGCGAAGAGTTCGAACTATGCGCAAAGAACTTGGGTGCCGGGCCAATCCAACGATTTCTGCAAGTCGACCTGCCTATGCTCATGCCTGCCGCCATCGCAGGCGGCTCCGTGGTCTTTCTGGTGGCCTTTTCCGAATACTTTCTCGTCTTCCTCATCGGCGGCGGTGCCGTTGACTCCTTCACCGGCTACCTGTTCCCCTACCTCAACTCTTCCGACCGCAGCCTCGGCTCGTTGCTGACGCTGGTCTTTCTGACGGTTCCGGTGGGGTTATTCGTGATTATCGAATTGGTTGTTTCGAGAATGTATCGGCGAAAAGGTATTTACTAA
- a CDS encoding ABC transporter permease subunit has protein sequence MSSGRTEATAGRTLLKLSPLLIPLALLFLGGLAMTVAQSLGFWLPVPHEGGLFAAYGELLRPHILASAAHSLWVAAVATAISVALGAVFAYLIWRLPERLERLSVVYKVPLILPHIAVAFIVLIFWSQSGIMASIGHHLGLVNTVQDFPSVIHGGSGAGMILAYVYKEVPFVIILAFAVLKRLDPRLVQTAAMLGAGPATIFFRVALPHMRPALHTASIILFLYAFGAFDIPFLLSESSPGMLSMEVYNLYFRRDLINRPVAMAILVCMVIFSLGFIVAYTRIAARLSGKDRKL, from the coding sequence ATGTCCTCAGGTAGGACTGAAGCCACTGCGGGCAGGACACTGCTCAAACTGTCGCCACTCCTGATCCCGCTGGCCCTGCTCTTTCTGGGCGGGCTCGCCATGACCGTGGCCCAATCCCTCGGTTTCTGGCTGCCCGTCCCCCATGAAGGAGGCCTGTTCGCGGCCTATGGGGAACTGTTACGCCCGCACATTCTTGCATCGGCCGCCCACTCGTTGTGGGTGGCCGCTGTTGCCACCGCAATCTCAGTAGCTCTCGGCGCGGTGTTCGCCTATCTCATCTGGCGGCTCCCCGAACGGCTGGAACGGCTCTCGGTGGTTTACAAGGTGCCGCTCATCCTGCCGCACATCGCCGTGGCCTTCATCGTGCTGATATTCTGGAGCCAGTCCGGCATCATGGCCTCTATCGGCCACCATCTCGGACTGGTAAACACGGTGCAGGACTTCCCCTCGGTCATTCACGGGGGCAGCGGTGCAGGGATGATCCTCGCCTACGTGTACAAGGAAGTGCCGTTCGTCATCATCCTCGCCTTTGCCGTGCTCAAGCGGCTGGACCCGAGGCTGGTACAGACCGCAGCCATGCTCGGTGCTGGTCCGGCAACCATCTTCTTTCGGGTGGCCCTGCCGCACATGCGCCCGGCCCTGCACACCGCGTCCATCATCCTGTTTCTGTACGCCTTCGGGGCCTTTGATATCCCCTTCCTGCTCAGCGAGAGCTCGCCCGGCATGCTCAGCATGGAGGTCTACAATCTCTACTTCCGGCGCGACCTCATCAACCGTCCGGTGGCCATGGCCATTCTGGTCTGCATGGTGATCTTCTCCCTCGGCTTCATCGTGGCCTACACCCGCATCGCCGCCCGCTTGAGCGGCAAGGACAGGAAGCTGTGA
- a CDS encoding ABC transporter substrate-binding protein, whose protein sequence is MRFVMNITVAVMLMAALLMAGCGEAPHKENAEPHVKLLDTSWNDIEKQAHGTEVRFYMYGGFAHVNNWIDNYVAKELKDRYDIKLVRVPMDAGVFVNKLITEKSAGKTVGSIDLLWINGENFKATKEAGTLFGPYADKLPNFNKYVDKGLAGFDFGYPVEGYETPYGRAMYVFEFDSARTLEHPESFTNLLEWVKAHPGKFTYPQPPDFTGSAFIRQAFYAVSGGPDQYMHGWNENLFNENAPKLWAYLNELKPYLWQEGKSYPKGSAELDTLFARGEVDINMSYHPLHAQSKILDGTYPDSVRTFIMNEGSLFNLHFTAIPANAPNKAGAMVAANFLMSPEAQLSKLDPSNWGDFPAIVVNMLPEEERKQFDAMDLGAATLTPEELSKQSLPEIPAEYLEALEKGWEENVLR, encoded by the coding sequence ATGCGATTTGTAATGAACATCACCGTAGCGGTCATGCTCATGGCGGCATTGCTTATGGCCGGTTGCGGAGAAGCACCGCACAAAGAGAACGCCGAACCCCACGTCAAACTGCTGGACACTTCATGGAACGATATTGAAAAGCAGGCCCACGGCACCGAGGTCCGGTTCTACATGTATGGCGGCTTTGCGCACGTGAACAACTGGATCGACAACTATGTGGCCAAGGAACTTAAGGACCGCTACGACATCAAGCTGGTGCGCGTCCCAATGGACGCCGGTGTTTTCGTGAACAAGCTGATCACGGAAAAGAGCGCAGGCAAGACCGTTGGCTCCATCGACCTCCTCTGGATCAACGGCGAGAACTTCAAGGCTACCAAGGAAGCTGGCACCCTGTTCGGTCCCTATGCGGACAAACTGCCCAACTTCAACAAGTATGTGGACAAGGGGCTGGCCGGGTTCGACTTCGGCTACCCTGTCGAGGGATATGAAACCCCGTATGGCCGCGCCATGTATGTCTTCGAGTTCGATTCAGCTCGTACGCTGGAGCACCCTGAGAGCTTCACGAATCTGCTCGAATGGGTCAAAGCCCACCCCGGCAAGTTCACCTATCCGCAGCCTCCGGATTTCACCGGCTCCGCCTTCATTCGTCAGGCATTCTATGCGGTTTCTGGCGGTCCCGATCAGTATATGCACGGCTGGAATGAAAACCTCTTCAATGAAAATGCCCCCAAGCTCTGGGCATACCTGAATGAGCTGAAGCCGTACCTGTGGCAGGAAGGCAAGTCCTACCCCAAGGGCTCTGCCGAACTGGACACCCTGTTCGCCCGCGGCGAGGTAGACATCAACATGTCCTACCACCCGCTGCACGCCCAATCCAAGATTCTGGACGGCACCTATCCCGACTCGGTTCGCACCTTCATCATGAATGAAGGCAGCCTGTTCAACCTCCACTTCACGGCCATCCCGGCGAACGCGCCCAACAAGGCTGGCGCCATGGTGGCGGCCAACTTCCTGATGTCTCCCGAAGCCCAGCTCTCCAAGCTTGATCCCTCCAACTGGGGAGACTTCCCGGCCATCGTGGTCAATATGCTCCCTGAAGAAGAGCGCAAGCAATTCGATGCCATGGACCTCGGCGCAGCCACGCTGACACCGGAAGAACTGTCCAAGCAGTCTCTGCCGGAGATCCCGGCGGAATACCTGGAAGCTCTGGAAAAGGGCTGGGAGGAGAATGTCCTCAGGTAG
- a CDS encoding ABC transporter ATP-binding protein: MFLRAEGIAKSFDGQPVLRDVTFAVDKGDIASFIGPSGVGKTTLLKIIAGLEEADSGKLIFGTPPDKDNPVILVFQDYLLFPNLTVFDNVAFGLKARKIAKAETERRVMELLDFFNLADKRNDYPVTLSAGQRQRVAIARAMVVNPAILLLDEPFANLDRNLKTSTAEFIRDTQKAFGVTTIAVTHDQEEASLMSDHVGVMLDGQLAQFAPAREVYEQPASLEVARFLGPVNELPVALSKRIGLDTHLGYARPQDLHVTARPDGMGVLTDITFAGQYTKYTVDIDGTHITTHAANNGLSVGDRVDILANTTEEGE; this comes from the coding sequence ATGTTTCTTCGCGCAGAAGGCATAGCCAAATCCTTTGATGGGCAGCCTGTTCTGCGTGACGTCACTTTTGCCGTGGACAAGGGTGACATCGCCTCGTTCATCGGCCCGTCCGGCGTGGGCAAGACCACCCTGCTCAAGATCATCGCCGGGCTGGAAGAAGCTGACAGCGGCAAGCTCATCTTCGGCACACCGCCTGACAAGGACAACCCAGTCATTCTGGTGTTTCAGGATTACCTGCTCTTCCCCAACCTGACGGTTTTCGACAACGTGGCCTTTGGCCTGAAGGCGCGCAAGATCGCCAAGGCCGAGACCGAACGCCGCGTCATGGAGCTGCTGGATTTCTTCAATCTGGCGGACAAGCGCAACGACTACCCTGTCACGCTATCCGCAGGACAGCGACAGCGCGTGGCCATTGCCCGCGCCATGGTAGTCAATCCGGCCATTCTGCTGCTGGACGAACCCTTTGCCAATCTGGACCGCAACCTCAAGACATCCACGGCCGAGTTCATCCGCGACACGCAAAAGGCGTTTGGCGTCACCACCATTGCCGTGACCCACGATCAGGAGGAGGCGTCCCTCATGTCCGATCACGTGGGCGTGATGCTGGATGGTCAACTGGCACAGTTCGCACCGGCTCGTGAAGTATACGAACAACCGGCCAGTCTGGAAGTGGCCCGTTTCCTAGGCCCGGTCAACGAACTCCCAGTCGCCCTGTCCAAACGTATCGGGCTGGACACGCATCTGGGATATGCCCGCCCGCAGGATTTGCACGTTACAGCCCGCCCGGACGGTATGGGTGTCCTCACGGATATCACCTTTGCCGGGCAATACACGAAGTACACCGTCGACATCGACGGCACCCATATCACCACCCATGCAGCCAACAACGGCCTTTCCGTCGGCGACAGGGTGGACATCTTAGCCAACACCACCGAGGAGGGAGAATAA
- a CDS encoding aminoglycoside phosphotransferase family protein, which produces MLSIEFMDTIEAITTFLETRKWVVLDDPEEHISFLAAGEYNENYRITVNEIYGDASHVFRINHDSQLGLEDQIEYEFAVLRALVRSGVTPRPFYCEPDPKLDGLGKGVLLMEYLPGRPLQYENDWREAARIFAKVHSQPVDHSLIVQANPILDIARESEGLIHRYPDHPMTKQKQLLLDYHAEITRLAEEAAEDFRGDPLVIANTEVNSHNFIIDDETGRGWLVDWEKAVVTSRFQDIGHFLVPTTTLWKTDFRFTDEGKKNFVAAYLDEAGLDMDLDTALRLTDLMERTILLRAMSWCFMAYYEYTRDDRALKNADTFARIEQYLGDMECFFAQKA; this is translated from the coding sequence TTGCTATCAATCGAATTTATGGACACCATAGAGGCTATCACTACATTTCTAGAGACCCGCAAATGGGTGGTCTTGGACGACCCCGAGGAGCATATATCCTTCCTCGCTGCGGGCGAATACAATGAGAATTACCGCATCACGGTCAACGAGATATACGGCGACGCATCCCACGTCTTTCGCATCAATCACGACAGCCAACTGGGGCTTGAGGACCAGATCGAGTACGAGTTCGCGGTGCTCCGCGCGCTGGTGCGCTCCGGCGTGACGCCGCGGCCCTTCTACTGCGAGCCCGACCCCAAGCTGGACGGGCTCGGCAAGGGTGTGCTGCTCATGGAGTACCTGCCGGGTCGCCCGCTGCAATACGAAAACGACTGGCGCGAGGCCGCCCGCATCTTTGCCAAAGTGCATTCACAACCCGTGGACCACAGCCTCATCGTGCAGGCCAATCCCATTCTGGACATCGCCAGGGAGAGCGAAGGACTCATTCATCGCTATCCCGATCATCCGATGACCAAACAGAAGCAGCTTCTCCTCGACTACCACGCCGAGATCACCCGGCTGGCCGAAGAAGCAGCCGAGGACTTCCGCGGCGATCCGCTGGTCATCGCCAACACCGAGGTCAACTCGCACAACTTCATCATCGATGACGAGACCGGGCGCGGCTGGCTGGTTGACTGGGAAAAAGCAGTCGTCACCAGTCGTTTTCAGGACATCGGACATTTCCTCGTGCCCACCACGACGCTGTGGAAGACGGACTTCCGCTTCACCGATGAGGGCAAGAAAAATTTTGTGGCTGCCTACCTTGACGAGGCCGGGCTGGACATGGATTTGGACACGGCCCTGCGCCTGACCGATCTCATGGAGCGAACCATCCTGCTGCGCGCCATGTCATGGTGCTTCATGGCCTACTACGAATACACGCGCGACGACCGCGCCCTGAAGAATGCGGACACCTTTGCCCGCATCGAGCAATATCTGGGAGACATGGAATGTTTCTTCGCGCAGAAGGCATAG
- a CDS encoding AIM24 family protein: MSLKGKFDITASKTAPDGTVFEILELQELKGYWNTFAAERLYYANKAGMKAKVVRIRLDNSSIRLEPGALYFMQGNLEMKTSSGGGMMKGLLRKTLTGETFFVNEICGTGDVYLEPTFGHYFLHDIGGLEGGVVVDKGYFFAGSGELDIAINKEKKMSAGFFGGKGFFSTKISGIGVAVVLSPVPLDEVEIMDLSGGKLSVDGSFAFMRSESVQYTVEKSSKSWLATSVSGEGLLQTYSGAGKVWMAPTQSIYEQLTAVPGGMASAMRGGGGGGGDDDDDYDDGDDD, encoded by the coding sequence ATGTCTCTCAAAGGCAAGTTCGACATCACGGCATCGAAGACGGCTCCTGACGGGACCGTGTTCGAGATTCTGGAATTGCAGGAACTCAAGGGCTACTGGAACACCTTTGCGGCGGAACGTCTGTATTACGCCAACAAGGCGGGTATGAAGGCCAAGGTGGTCCGCATCCGTCTGGATAATTCTTCCATTCGCCTGGAGCCGGGTGCGCTCTATTTCATGCAGGGCAATCTGGAGATGAAGACCAGCAGCGGCGGCGGCATGATGAAGGGCCTCCTGCGCAAGACCCTGACGGGCGAGACCTTCTTCGTCAATGAGATCTGCGGTACCGGTGATGTCTATCTCGAGCCGACCTTCGGGCACTACTTCCTGCACGACATCGGCGGTCTCGAAGGCGGCGTGGTCGTGGACAAGGGGTACTTCTTCGCAGGCAGCGGCGAGCTCGACATTGCCATCAACAAGGAAAAGAAGATGTCCGCCGGTTTCTTTGGTGGCAAGGGGTTCTTCTCCACCAAGATCTCCGGCATCGGCGTGGCTGTGGTGCTTTCGCCCGTCCCGCTCGACGAAGTGGAGATCATGGATCTCAGCGGCGGCAAGCTTTCCGTGGACGGCAGCTTTGCCTTCATGCGCTCGGAAAGCGTTCAGTACACCGTGGAAAAATCCAGCAAGTCCTGGCTGGCTACCTCGGTCTCCGGTGAAGGGTTGCTCCAGACCTATTCCGGCGCGGGCAAGGTGTGGATGGCTCCCACCCAGTCCATCTACGAGCAGTTGACGGCAGTGCCCGGAGGCATGGCCTCAGCAATGCGTGGCGGCGGAGGCGGCGGTGGTGACGATGACGATGATTACGATGACGGCGATGACGATTAG
- a CDS encoding efflux RND transporter permease subunit, whose amino-acid sequence MNLAEFSIRKKTITLVLTVCLLIGGAISFLEMSRLEDPEFTIKEALIVTNYPGATPAEVADEVTDVIESAAQQLGQLEKVSSVNNPGQSIVTVEIQDKYDKTTLPQVWDELRRKVNDAQGELPPGAGPSLVIDDFGDVYGILLAITGDGYTTRDLQDFADYLRKQLLLVDNVAKITVWGSQTENVYVEISRARMSRLGVSLDAVYTALSQQNLVVPAGNVRVGREYVEISPTGTVESVDALGDLLIKDSAGNLVPLRDLADISRGYTDTPAQIMRYDGNQSVALGISMVSSGNVVDLGTAIDAKLAELEGQTPVGMHINTVYYQPKRVDEAVTSFTVNLGEAVAIVIVVLLLFMGMQSGVLIGAILLITICGSFIFIKMAGVALERISLGALIIALGMLVDNAIVVVEGLLIRYQQGKDRLQAAIEVVDQNKWPLLGATVIAIMAFAGIGLSEDAVGEFCRSLFIVLCISLFMSWITAVTVTPLLCDMFLKPKISEEGDPYGGKLFTIYRNFLTFCLHRRKLTVVALLVMLAASIYGFGFVKQSFFPASTQPRFFIHYWMPQGTDIRDTSADLAEIEQMLMADEEIKSVTTFVGQGGPRFILTYSPEKTNSSYGMLLVEVEDYHRIDAILSKYQAKVEAAYPDAEPKFKKFRLGPGRDASIEVRFSGPDTKELRRLSLEAQAIMTASGNAQGVRDNWRQEVKVIRPVMSETPSKLAGITRPMLADAMRMFFDGTQVGVYREGDKLLPITVRPPENEREAVQELGNIQVFSPVAQRMIPVEEVVSEFRTDMAFGTLKTRNRLLTITASCDPASGLPSVLFKELKPQIEAIKLPPGYVLEWGGEYEDSTDAQSSLAQSLLLPTIIMILVTIMLFNNLRNPLIIWLTVPLAIIGVSIGLLVSGEPFGFMALLGFLSLSGMLIKNAVVLLDQIKIELEDGKSPYNAVVDAAVSRIRPVSMAAATTILGMLPLVADAFFSAMAVTIMSGLAFATVLTLIVVPVLYSMFYKVNNPR is encoded by the coding sequence ATGAATCTGGCTGAATTTTCCATCCGAAAAAAGACCATCACGCTGGTGCTGACGGTCTGCCTCCTAATAGGAGGCGCAATCTCCTTCCTTGAAATGTCGCGGTTGGAAGACCCCGAATTTACCATCAAGGAAGCACTCATCGTCACCAACTACCCCGGCGCAACACCTGCCGAGGTGGCCGACGAAGTGACCGACGTCATCGAAAGTGCTGCCCAGCAGCTGGGCCAACTGGAGAAGGTCTCCTCGGTCAACAACCCGGGCCAGTCCATTGTGACCGTTGAAATACAGGACAAATACGACAAGACCACCCTGCCGCAGGTGTGGGATGAGCTCCGCCGCAAGGTCAACGACGCACAAGGGGAACTGCCCCCCGGCGCAGGCCCGTCGTTGGTCATCGATGATTTCGGTGACGTCTACGGCATCCTGCTGGCCATCACTGGCGACGGATACACCACCCGCGACCTTCAGGACTTTGCCGACTACCTGCGCAAACAGCTCCTGCTGGTGGATAACGTGGCCAAGATTACGGTCTGGGGAAGCCAGACCGAGAACGTGTACGTGGAAATATCCCGCGCCCGAATGAGCCGTCTCGGCGTTTCGCTGGATGCGGTCTACACCGCCCTGTCCCAGCAGAATCTCGTTGTCCCGGCGGGCAATGTCCGCGTGGGCCGTGAGTATGTCGAGATTTCACCCACGGGCACGGTTGAATCCGTGGATGCGCTGGGCGACCTGCTCATCAAGGATTCCGCTGGCAATCTCGTCCCGCTGCGCGACCTTGCCGACATCAGTCGAGGCTATACCGACACGCCCGCCCAGATCATGCGCTATGACGGCAATCAATCCGTTGCGCTGGGCATCTCCATGGTCTCCTCGGGCAACGTGGTGGACCTCGGCACCGCCATTGATGCCAAGCTGGCGGAACTGGAAGGCCAGACCCCGGTGGGCATGCACATCAACACGGTGTACTACCAGCCCAAACGCGTCGATGAAGCCGTCACCTCATTCACCGTGAATCTGGGTGAAGCCGTGGCCATCGTCATCGTGGTGCTGCTCCTGTTCATGGGCATGCAGAGCGGCGTCCTCATCGGCGCCATCCTGCTCATCACCATCTGCGGTTCGTTTATCTTCATCAAGATGGCGGGGGTGGCGCTTGAGCGCATATCTCTCGGCGCGCTTATTATCGCGCTGGGTATGCTGGTGGACAACGCCATCGTTGTCGTGGAAGGCCTGCTCATCCGCTATCAGCAGGGCAAGGACCGACTGCAAGCGGCCATCGAAGTGGTGGACCAGAACAAGTGGCCCCTGCTCGGCGCCACCGTCATCGCCATCATGGCCTTTGCCGGCATCGGTTTGAGTGAGGACGCGGTTGGCGAATTCTGCCGTTCCCTGTTCATCGTGCTCTGCATTTCACTGTTCATGAGCTGGATCACGGCGGTGACCGTCACCCCCCTGCTCTGCGACATGTTCCTCAAACCCAAGATCTCGGAAGAAGGCGATCCCTATGGTGGCAAACTGTTCACCATCTATCGCAACTTCCTGACCTTCTGTCTGCACCGGCGCAAGCTCACCGTGGTAGCCCTGCTGGTTATGCTGGCAGCCTCGATCTACGGTTTTGGTTTCGTCAAACAGAGCTTTTTCCCGGCCTCGACCCAGCCCCGCTTCTTCATCCACTACTGGATGCCGCAGGGCACGGATATTCGCGACACCAGCGCAGATCTTGCCGAGATCGAGCAAATGCTCATGGCCGACGAAGAGATCAAATCCGTCACCACTTTTGTGGGACAGGGCGGACCACGCTTCATCCTGACCTACTCGCCAGAGAAGACTAACTCCTCCTATGGCATGCTGCTGGTGGAGGTGGAGGACTACCACCGGATCGACGCCATTCTGTCCAAATATCAGGCGAAGGTCGAAGCGGCCTATCCGGATGCAGAGCCCAAGTTCAAGAAGTTCCGTCTGGGACCGGGACGCGACGCCTCCATCGAAGTACGCTTCAGCGGTCCTGACACCAAAGAGCTTCGCAGACTCTCTCTTGAAGCGCAGGCGATCATGACAGCCAGCGGCAACGCACAGGGCGTGCGCGACAACTGGCGGCAGGAGGTCAAAGTCATCCGGCCCGTCATGTCAGAGACGCCATCCAAGCTGGCAGGCATCACCCGGCCGATGCTGGCCGACGCCATGCGCATGTTCTTTGACGGCACACAGGTGGGCGTCTACCGCGAAGGCGACAAGCTGCTGCCTATCACGGTCCGGCCACCCGAAAATGAACGCGAGGCCGTACAGGAATTGGGCAACATTCAGGTGTTCAGCCCTGTGGCCCAGCGCATGATTCCGGTGGAAGAGGTGGTGTCCGAGTTCCGAACCGACATGGCGTTCGGCACGCTCAAGACCCGCAACCGCCTGTTGACCATCACCGCATCCTGCGACCCGGCATCAGGCCTGCCCTCGGTGTTGTTCAAGGAGCTGAAGCCGCAGATCGAAGCCATCAAGCTGCCTCCAGGCTACGTCCTTGAATGGGGTGGCGAGTACGAAGACTCCACCGACGCCCAGTCCAGCCTGGCCCAATCTCTGCTGCTGCCGACCATCATCATGATTCTGGTCACCATCATGCTGTTCAATAACCTGCGCAACCCGCTCATCATCTGGTTGACCGTGCCGCTGGCCATCATCGGCGTTAGCATCGGCCTGCTGGTGTCCGGTGAGCCCTTCGGCTTCATGGCCCTGCTCGGGTTCCTCAGCCTGTCGGGTATGCTCATCAAGAACGCGGTGGTGCTGCTGGATCAGATCAAAATCGAACTGGAAGACGGGAAATCGCCATACAACGCTGTCGTTGACGCGGCTGTCAGCCGTATCCGTCCGGTCTCCATGGCTGCGGCCACCACCATCCTCGGCATGCTGCCGCTGGTGGCGGATGCCTTCTTCTCTGCCATGGCCGTCACCATCATGTCTGGACTGGCATTCGCCACCGTCCTCACCCTGATCGTGGTGCCGGTACTCTACTCCATGTTCTACAAGGTCAATAACCCCCGATAG